Below is a window of Humulus lupulus chromosome 2, drHumLupu1.1, whole genome shotgun sequence DNA.
GAAAGGATACGTTGAAAGATTATTCTTCCTTTGGTAATCAATCTGGTTTACCCAGATCTAAAATGCTTGCTACTATCTTCTATCTCTCTCCCATTCTCtctctttaagaaaaaaaaattgcttaAAAGTAGGTCAAAAGGACATTTCTTTACCGTTTAACACCTTTTCGTGCAATTTTTGAATTATTCTTATAGAGAAAAACATACTATTAAATGAGTTTTCTTTTTGTTATTgtatttttaattcttaaaagtTTAAAAATTGAAAGGGTTTTCTAAAATTTGGTTCAGATTTTCTTATAATGATTGATTAGTtttcattaatattttttaaCAGATTCTGGTCAAAATTCCTGAGCCTCATCGCACATATAACCTTACAAAACACAAAAAATGAGATAGAAATAGATAGTCTATTGTGTCACCTAACGTTTTGAAAATTGGTCCCTTTCTATCCTCTTGTTAAGCTTAGTACATGTTGCAACTCATTTTGGTCTCTAGCTTATTTGAGCTTACAACTCGTTTTCAATAACAGAGGGTGTTCTTTCCTGTCTCATAGAATTAGTGTTGAACTGAACTTTAACATTAATGAAAAAAGTGATACTTAGTGAAGTCTTGTTGTTTCAATGCTAATAAGATGAATGTTTTAGCATAGGAAGTATAAATGTTATGCAGAGTTCACTTAGTTTTTACGTAGttgtttatttatttcattttcatACTTTTTGATAGAGCAGCTTCAAATTTCAATACAATTTCATGGAACGTGTACAGGGTTGTAGTCATTGTGTTCTTCCATAATGAAAACTTGTGATCTGTGAGAAAAGCTGTATACTTGGCTTGCTTTAAATGTTGGTGCTAGGATGGAATTTAAGTCGTAGACATGTTATTGCAATTTTTCATTCAATACTTGGCTACTCAATCTGCATATATTCCCATCTTGTGATATTTTTCTCCTCAGTTTTTGTTTACGATAGGAACCAGAATGACGTTATAGAGGTGAACAAAACAAATTACGAAACGTGCAATGCTGAGCACCCTGTTCACAACTGGACTACAGGAGCTGGAAGGGATGTGGCTCCACTGAATGTAACTCGGCATTACTATTTCATTAGCAGCAAGGGGTCCTGTTATGGTGGCATGAAGATAGCTGTCCAAGTTGAAAACCTGCCTCCTCCTCCTAAAGCTTCACCATTAGACGAGAAGAGTAGCGCTGTGAAATCTTCACACCGGAGCCTATTTATTTTGCCGGTTGTTTTCACCATTGGAGCAGCATGGGATGCCTTCCTTCGTTTCAGCTTGTAGTGCTGTTGCTTTCTGGTTTTCCACTGTTCATGAGGGACATTAGACTCGCTAGATAACGAGGGGATGAAATCTCCTCgtgaaatttaattttttaaacagGTTTCTTTatgattattttattttcttgtggGGTGGGGTGGGGTGGGGAGGTGTTGGTGATAATTTATGTCTACTTGTGTTGTTTGTTCTCCATAGTAGTTGACCCTTTAAACTAGGACCCTGGTTCAAGTTAAGGGGGTTGGTGGAGCTTGAATTTTTGAAATGTCAAAAGTGCTGAATTGGTTTGATTATGAATTTCATTTGGTGGGGGAGGAACATCCAAATCCATGAATTGCGCAATTAATTGTGATTTACTTGAATGGGATGAAGTATTGAATGTGTTGGCCATGTGGGTGTGTTCAGTATTCACCTAAAATCTTGAACATGTTTGaacatattatataatataatttacatttcATGTTTGGTCATTTTGGGGTCAATGGCCAGGTGGGATTGGTTGGCTTGACCCTCTAAGGAtttatctcttttcttttcttttttttttactggCGAAATAACTTGTTAGTTTTGGTTAAATTAGCTATAAAAATAAGTTCATAATTTCCTTCGGCCAAGGAGACGATTAATCTCAATCTGTAGCTGCTAAAAAGAAAGGTAGTCTGCTCCACAGATTCATGACCAATCCATATGCAAATCAATAGCAAGGCCCTAGGCCACATGACCATGCTGAGACCAAATGATTCACCTCTGCTAATCAAACTTCAAAGTTCAAAGTAGTATGTCTTCATTATCTTTTGTTAAGAAACgacaatttatttaaaataatgttATATGTAATTAACATTTTAAATGAATTATAGACAAAAGTGAAAATAATGTTATTTCGTGGCAGAGCATAAATTAGCAAATAGCAAGTAACACAATACCGCTCTAATAATTTAACAAGAAGCTTTTGcgtttcatttttctttctttttcttttctcttcggATCAAATTTGCTTTTACTTGTTCTTGCTTTCTTTTTGGATTGGGAAGATAAGAATTATTACTTTATTGTTAGTTTTGGTTTTTCTTggttaaaaatttgacaattaaacataaaatatgtttagtaattctatttttatttattattttttttaattttaattaaaattttaaaaatagaatttttttactttcaaaatttttttaaatagtttttaattttttttttctactctTCTTCAAGTCAACACAtcatattattaaacaaaaaataaaagtaaaatttatccatcgcatttattattttttgtttttaaaagcaaAAATagctaattttaaaaataaagaaacaaaaataaaataatatttctgaATTTGTGCAAATATTTTAACGAACGGGCTCTATATGTTTGGAAAGGTGGTGTTATTAGGGatagggaatatactcatttggtatcttgtatttttgtaaagtattattttggtaccatctgttttcaataatgctcatatagtaccctgtattttaaaatcatacatatttggtactctaaactcagatttgatagataaaattttgtcaatatgatcaaactgtcatcagttatatgtaattatataattaaatttaaatttgtaatttacataattgacagcagtttgattaaattgacaaaattttatctatcaaatctgagtttagggtatcaaatatgtacgattttaaaatacagggtactatatgagcattattgaaaataaatagaaggtaccaaaatgatactttacaaaaatataaaataccaaatgagtatattcgcTTAGGGATATTATGCTGGCTCTCTCTCTTTAATGTTTCTGTTAAAAGAGAAAGACATTGTTATTGGAATACTGTATACATCTTTGCCAATCACGTGgtttgcttttctttttcttttttgagaaAAGAAACTTCTTAATCTTACTATCATATCAATGTCATGACACTTAGATTAGATACACACTTGATGTGGGACCAACAAATCTTCTAATATTCCTTATATTAACAAACGAATCACCTTCTGCCACGTAATACCAACGTGAGAAACCGTCTTCCGTTCCCATATAACCCACCACATGGAATGGGCCCATCAATTCTGCCAATCACACCGTACACGTGGACAGTGAATAGATATTGACCGTACCTATACATATGATAAAATGACCAACACATTAGTAGTAGTAATTTGTTTGCTTCTCTCCTTGGCTTTAGTCATTTTGAGCATTAGAGAATACTACTCAAAGCTGATTTATATATCACGAGAAGAGAAGAATATTAGCGAGGCCGGCAATGGCGGGGGTGGTGGCGGTTGTGGCGGCGTGGCTGGCAATTACAGCCACAGCCAAACCAGTACTACACAAAGTAGGAGGATCTCAAGGTTGGAACCAAAACGTCAACTACACTGAATGGTCCTCTTCTACTGGTCCTTTCCTCCTTGGCGATTGGCTTTGTACGTATTACCCTCTTTTGctcttaattattttattataattttgataataatatcattaaatattaattcattatatatatatatatattatgatatatatatagattttggGTTCGACAAGAGATATTACAATGTATTGGAAGTGAACAAAACGAGTTACGAGAGTTGCAACGACAGAGTTTTCATAAAGAACGTGACTCGTGGAGGTCGTGATGTGTTCGAACTCACTGAAGCCAAACCTTATTACTTTATCTCTGGCGGAGGTTACTGCTTTCACGGTATGAGAGTCACCATCTCCGTC
It encodes the following:
- the LOC133817942 gene encoding early nodulin-like protein 17, which produces MSGLRRGLPFGSPAAVTGMFVLLFAVLFMAPQVSAKRWIVGGNMGWTTNVNYTIWAQDKHFYNGDWLFFVYDRNQNDVIEVNKTNYETCNAEHPVHNWTTGAGRDVAPLNVTRHYYFISSKGSCYGGMKIAVQVENLPPPPKASPLDEKSSAVKSSHRSLFILPVVFTIGAAWDAFLRFSL
- the LOC133814347 gene encoding early nodulin-like protein 20, which encodes MAGVVAVVAAWLAITATAKPVLHKVGGSQGWNQNVNYTEWSSSTGPFLLGDWLYFGFDKRYYNVLEVNKTSYESCNDRVFIKNVTRGGRDVFELTEAKPYYFISGGGYCFHGMRVTISVSKDDGGRSALPPAIAASTSAPVLAPAPAAEAPSKNGSPSLLRLDLFLYLIVLCVTTYYLYYLFSVLE